The following are encoded in a window of Phaseolus vulgaris cultivar G19833 chromosome 3, P. vulgaris v2.0, whole genome shotgun sequence genomic DNA:
- the LOC137805811 gene encoding protein NRT1/ PTR FAMILY 2.13-like: protein MDRLRSLFSFSSQKRDSMPSLQHKLLDEESIAQSEPNTHFKKPGWKAMPYVLGNDTIERLATSGMQANFVVYLMKVYNMDQVLSANILNTWLAVSNITPLIGAFFADAYFGKFRTIALASFASLAGMIIVMLTSWVPQFHPAPCSIEQLRGGVCSGISNFQMGVLVFGLFWLSIGSGGIRPCSVPFAVEQFDLTTAEGRNESNRFYSLYFATQTLVMLTNQTLLVYIQDSVSWTLGFALPTVYMIVSICFFFAGSKVYAYVQPAGSNFSSIAQVVVAAQRKRHSHLPAAEDTQGAFYDPPLQHDSERKMLLTKEFGHLNKAALVLENELEDDGSNKNPWRLSSIQRVEELKCLFKIMPIFVTSIIVNIPLGQQAIFGVSQAMKMDRHLGHNFEIHPGSVNVIMLVAIGIVLPFYDRIVVPALEKVTKQEGGLTTLQRIGFGHAFGFLSMVVSGLVEIKRRELAISSGASDGVAPISVLWLAPQFILLGCCHVFATVGHIEFFNNESPEGLRSVANSLLCLNLSAASNVSSFIVNIVHSFTGKQGQPDWLDGDINKGRLEYFYFVIGAFCLLNMLCFILSSRSYHYKAFVKT, encoded by the exons ATGGATAGGTTGCGTTCACTCTTTTCATTTTCTAGCCAAAAACGCGATTCAATGCCCTCTCTGCAACATAAGTTGCTAGATGAAGAAAGCATTGCTCAATCAGAGCCAAACACACACTTTAAGAAGCCTGGATGGAAAGCCATGCCTTACGTTCTGG GAAATGACACAATTGAGAGGCTAGCAACATCTGGAATGCAGGCGAATTTTGTGGTGTATTTGATGAAAGTGTATAACATGGATCAGGTTCTTTCAGCAAACATTTTGAACACTTGGCTTGCTGTCTCCAACATTACTCCTCTGATTGGAGCCTTTTTTGCTGATGCCTACTTTGGAAAGTTTCGAACAATTGCCCTTGCATCCTTTGCTAGCCTTGCG GGCATGATTATTGTGATGCTAACTTCTTGGGTGCCACAATTTCATCCTGCACCATGCTCCATTGAGCAGCTGCGAGGTGGTGTGTGCTCAGGCATATCAAATTTCCAAATGGGTGTCTTAGTTTTTGGTCTGTTCTGGTTATCTATTGGTTCTGGTGGAATAAGGCCTTGCAGTGTTCCCTTTGCCGTTGAACAATTTGATTTGACCACTGCTGAAGGAAGGAATGAAAGTAACAGATTCTACAGTCTGTACTTCGCCACACAAACACTGGTCATGTTGACCAACCAAACTCTATTGGTTTATATCCAGGATTCTGTTAGTTGGACCCTTGGTTTTGCATTGCCCACGGTTTATATGATTGTTTccatttgttttttctttgctGGTTCCAAAGTTTATGCCTATGTTCAGCCTGCGGGAAGCAACTTTTCTAGCATAGCTCAAGTGGTAGTTGCAGCACAACGCAAGCGCCATTCTCATTTGCCTGCTGCCGAGGACACACAAGGAGCATTTTATGATCCACCACTCCAACATGATTCAGAAAGAAAGATGCTTCTTACAAAGGAGTTTGG aCACTTAAACAAAGCTGCTTTAGTTCTGGAGAATGAATTGGAAGATGATGGATCGAACAAAAACCCTTGGAGACTTAGTAGCATCCAACGAGTGGAAGAGCTCAAATGCTTGTTTAAAATCATGCCGATATTCGTAACCAGCATCATAGTGAACATTCCCTTAGGACAGCAAGCAATATTTGGAGTATCACAGGCCATGAAAATGGATAGGCACTTGGGACATAACTTTGAGATTCATCCTGGCTCAGTAAATGTGATAATGCTGGTGGCAATAGGCATAGTGCTCCCATTCTATGATCGAATTGTTGTTCCTGCACTAGAGAAAGTAACAAAGCAAGAAGGGGGACTCACAACCCTTCAAAGGATTGGATTTGGACATGCTTTTGGTTTTCTATCAATGGTGGTTTCAGGGTTGGTGGAGATCAAGAGAAGGGAATTGGCAATTTCATCTGGTGCATCTGATGGGGTTGCACCCATATCAGTGCTGTGGCTGGCTCCCCAGTTCATTCTTTTAGGATGTTGTCATGTGTTTGCAACAGTTGGCCACATTGAGTTTTTCAACAATGAGTCACCTGAGGGGTTGAGAAGTGTTGCCAATTCCTTGCTATGCCTCAATCTTTCAGCTGCTAGTAACGTGAGCAGCTTCATAGTAAACATTGTGCATTCTTTCACTGGCAAGCAAGGCCAACCAGATTGGCTTGATGGTGACATTAATAAGGGCAGATTGGAGTACTTCTATTTCGTCATTGGAGCATTTTGCTTGTTAAACATGTTATGCTTCATACTTTCTTCTCGTAGCTATCATTATAAGGCCTTTGTCAAAACCTGA